The sequence GATGTTCTTCTGCGCGGGGGCCACGCTCACGCGGCGCGCGGGGCGCACCTCGGCGCGGCGCACCTCCACGTGGTCGCCGATGCCGACGCCGGCGTTGGCGCGCTGCAGCCCGTCCAGCCGGATGGTGCCCGCGCCGTCCTCGCTGGGGTAGGCGGACAGCGCGATGGCCGTGGTGCTGCGTTTTCCCGCGATCTCCACCACGTCGCCCTCCCGGATCCCCAGCTCGTCCAGCGTCTGCTTCGCGAGGCGGGCCACGCCCTTCCCCACGTCGGTGGTGGGGGCTCCCACCACCTGGGCGCGTACGCTCGGGCCCGCCTGCCGCTCCTGCTCCGTCATCCGTCCGCCCCTTTCTTCTCGTCCGCCGGGTCCGCGCGCGTGGGGCAAAGCCTGAACGGCCCGCTCCGCGCGCGTTTCGGGATGTTGTTCAAGGTGCGGACCAGCGCGACGGAGGAGGGTCGCGGGCGGGCGGCGGTGTATCGCGGAAGGGGCGGTGGGAAGGGCGGCTGAAGCCGCGGCAACGAAGGCAGGAAGCCTCGCCGGACGGCTTCGTCGCGGGGGTGGGGGCGGTGCGCGCGAGGCTCCAGATTCGAGTGTGGGCCCGATGGACGGTCTACTCGTCCGGGATCTCCATCCAGCCTTCGCCGACCTGCACGGCGGAGCCGCCGACGCGGATGGCGGCGACCCGGCCGGCGGCCCGGTCGGCCTCGACGTGGAGCGTGCTCGGGCGGCCCATCTCGATCCCCTGCTCGAGCGTCCAGCGGAAGGCGCCGTCCGTCGTCTCGCGCAGCGCCAGGTAGCCGGCGAACGCGGCGGCCGCCGCGCCGGTAGCGGGGTCTTCGGCGACCCCCAGTGCCGGCGCGAACATGCGGACGCGGAAGTCGGCGGGGGGCCCGGCGGGGGCGAAGGGGTAGACCTGCGGCGCCCACGTGCCCGCCAGCAGCCGCTCCCAGCGTGTGGGGTCCAGGCGCGCGCGGCCGAGGGCGTCCAGGCCGCGCAGGGGAACGACCAGGAAGGGGACGCCGCACGAGACGGGCGCGGGGGAGAATTCGCCCTCCAGCACGTCGTCCGGCGACAGGCCGAGCAGCGCGGCGAGCTCGTCGCGACCGACGGGCGATGGGCGGGTCTCGGGCATCTGCGCCGCGGAGAGCTGCGCGAACTCGGGGCGGCCGTCCTGCCCGCGAACGAGCACGGAGACGGGGCCGACGCCTTCCTCCAGCACGATGCGCGTCTCCCCGCCATCCAGCGCCACCTCGCCGAGCGCGGCGAGCAGGATGGCGGTGCCCACGGTCGGGTGCCCGGCGAACGGCAGCTCCGCGGTGGGAGTGAAGATGCGGGCGCGGCGCGTGCCCTCCGCGGTCTCCGGCGGCAGCACGAAGACGGTCTCGGACAGGTTGAACTCCCGCGCAACGCGCTGCATCTGCCCGTTCGGGATCCCGCGCGCGTCGGGAAAGACCGCCAGCGGGTTGCCGCCGAAGACGCGGTCGGTGAAGACGTCGAGCGTGTGGTAGCGGTAGCGCATCGTCCCTGGTCCCTGGTCCACGAGGAAAGGCGCTGTCACCCGGCCCTCCTGCTACGTTAATAGGTAATTAGCATATTGGCAATATGCCTATATCCCCGAAGTCGGACAGGTGAACCCGCGGCAGCAACGGCGAGAAGCCTGCCGTCGCAGGTTGGTTCGGCGCGGACACCGGCTTCGGCACCGAAACGCCGTCACCTCGCGCCGAGGTCACTTCGCACTTCGCACTTCGCACCGTCAGGACGCCGGCTCGGCCTCCGGCGTCTCCTCGCGGCGGGCCAGGGCCAGGGTGCCGGCGACGATCAGCACCGCGCCGGCGGCCGTCCCCGCGTCGGGGAGCTCGGCGAAGAAGAGCGCGCCCCACAGCGCGGCGAAGACGATCTGCAGGTACGCCGTGGCGGTGGCGCGGCCGGCGCGCTCCAGGTGCAGCCCGCGCGTGATCGACACCTGCCCCAGCTGCGTGGTGACGCCCACGCCCAGCAGCACCAGCCACTCCGTCCCCGTCGGCCACACCGCCCCCGGCAGCCCCGTGGCCAGCGCGCCCAGCGTGGAGACCAGGGCGAAGTAGAATACGATCACCAGCGGCTCCTCGCGCCCGCGCAGGCTGCGCACGGTGACGTACGCGGCCGCGCTGCACATGGCCGCGAACAGCCCGATCCCCACCGCCACGTGGTCCAGCGCGCCCTCGCCGTGCCCGAAGAGGAAGGTGGGGCGCGTGGCGACCACCACGCCGGCCATGCTCACCAGCACCACCAGCACCTCGCGCGCGCGCAGCCGCTCGTGCAGCACGGGCACGGCCAGCAGCACGGCGAACACCGGGTTCGTGTACTGGATGACGGTGGCGTCGGCGAGCGGCAGGTGCACCACGGAGTAGTAGAAGCCCGACAGCGCCAGGAAGCCCACGATCCCGCGCAGCACCAGCCGCGGCCGGTTGTTCCCCCACGGCGCGACTCTCGCGCGGCGCACCGCCCACCAGCTGAGCGCCAGGGTGACCACGGCGCGCACCAGCACGATCTCCTGGCTGGGCAGGCGCCGTCCGGCCATCTTCACCAGCAGGCTCATCACGCTGAAGAAGAACGCTCCCGCCGCCATGTAGCGCAGCCCCGCCGAGAAGCGCGGGAGCCGGCCGCCCGCGGCGTCTCCGCCCTCGCCGGGCTCGCCGGGCTCGACCTCCGCGGCCATCCCCTCCAGCTCGGGCGTCTCCGGCACCGCCTCGCGCGCGCGGGCCCGCCCGTCCGGCGCGCCTCTACCGCTCATCCGCCCCGGGGCGGCTGGTCGTCCGCATCGTCCCTCGTCGCTGTTCCTGTGCCGGGAGTCCGGACAAGATCCGCCTTCCGGCGCCGGAAGGGAAGACCCGCCCGACCGGCCGTTCCTTGCGGCGCGCGCCGCGCCGCGCGACGTTGAGCCGCAGGGAACGACCTCGCACGTACGGCGGGCATCCGTCCGGGCGGGTGAACCCGCAGCAACTACTGCGCAAAGCCCGCCTGCGCGGGCTCCTTCGGTGTGGGGGCGGCATTCGGCTCGCCGTGCCGGGCTCCGTCGTGAGGAGGTGCGAAGCTCGCCCGGTGCGGAACCCGGGGAATGCGTGGATGGAGCCTGCGAAGGCAGGCTTTTCGCCGTCGTTGCCGCGGCTTCAGCCGCCTTTGGACCAGAGCCACCACGCCCAACACGGAGAACCACCTTGGCTCGCCTGATCGGATTCGTCGTCGTCGCGGTGGCGGGATTTCTGGGCGGCTACCTCTTCGCCGGGCAGCAGCGCACGGGGGAGGCAGATCCGCCCGCCGCGGCCGCCCCCGCGCCCGACTCGTCGGCGCCGGACTCCGCGCGGCCCGCGGCGGCCCCGGCGGGGGACTCGGCGGCGGTCATTCGCGCGGGGGCGGTGCCGCGGCTCTACCCCACGCTCATCGACAGCGCCGGGGTGGACGTGGACGCGGACGGGACGGAGGAGCGCATCGAGCTGTACGCCGACGTGGGGCGCGACACGCGCGGGCGGCCCATGTGGGACGACGGCCAGCGCTGGGCCCTGATCGTCCGCGACGACAGCCTGGCCTATACGCTCTTCGACGATTTCGTGCAGCTCGGGAGCGTGAGCTTCGTCGCCTGGGTGAACGCCGGGGATACGCCGTCGGTCATCCTCGTCGAGGTCGAGACACCGTCGGGAGACACTTTCGAGAGCTTCGTCTTCGACAAGCAGCGAGGCGGCTTCGTGCGCGCGGGCAGCTTGCGGGCGGGGGTGAGCGGCAACATCGTGCACCGGCCGCCGCCGAGCTACGATGGGTGAGGGAGGGGAACGGCAAAAGACTCGTCTCACGCAGAGTCAGCAGAGTCGACAGAAGGGGTTCTCTGCTGACTCTGCGTGAGACCAGAGGTTTCCCGGTGTAGCCCTACGCCACCGCCGTCGGCTCCGGCGCCGTGCGCTTCAGGTAGTCGTCCATCGCCTGCATGTCCTTGACGATGGCTTTGCGGAAGAGGCCCGCCATCAACCTGCCGACGAGCTCCCAGACCTTTCCCATGCCGCGGATCTCCCCGTCCATCACCACGTCGGTGCCGCCGTCCCGGGGCGTGAGGACGTAGGTGAAGAGGTACTCGCCGCGCTTCGAGGCGCCCTTCGTGCCGTCCACGCGCAGGCCCAGGCGGCGCGGCGGGTCCATCTCGGTGACCTCGAACGTCTCCGTGGCCTCGCGGCCGAACATCTTCCGCGTCTCGCGCCACTGGGTGCCCACCCCGAAGCCGTCGCCGCCGAGCTTCACGGCGCTGACGTGGCCGGGCATCCAGTCTCCCGCGCGGTCGAGGTCGGTGAGCGCCCGGAAGACGCGCTCGGGCGGGGCGGAGAACCGGTGCTGCACCTGGAGGCGAATGCTCATCGGGACGTCTCCGGAAAGGGGTGGAGCTCGCGAGGCGCGGGATCGGAAACGATGCGCCGCGCCGGGTGGAGTTGCAACGGTCTCGTGCGCGCGGCACCGGTCCTGCGGCGAAGGCGCCCGGTCCCGCCGGGTTTGGCGAGCGGGGCGAGACGACCGCCGGAACGACGGAGGGAATGGGATGGACGGCTACGGAAGGGACTACCGGGGCGGCCGCGGGCGCTACGACGTGTGGTACGTGCCCGACGCGGCGCCGCAGGCGGGGATGTATCCGGGCCCGTGGGGGCAGGGGCGCTTCTCGTTCCGCCGTCCGGACGGCCGGTGGTACGACGAGGAGTACTACGGCCACACCGGCGCCGAGGGCGTGGTCCACGAGCGCGGGCGCCGCGGCCGCGGGCAGGGGCCGTACGAGCACGGTGGCCGGGGCGGCGGCTACGAGGGCGAGCCCGGCGGCTACGGCCAGGGAGGATACGAGGGCGAGGGCGGCTACGAGCGCGGCCGGAGCGACTCCGACCGCATCTGCGCGTGGCAGATCATGACCGAGGACCCGCACGCCGTGACCGCCGACACCACGCTGGCCGAGGTGGCGAAGACCATGCGCGAGCTGGACGTGGGCGTGATCCCCGTCGTCGATGGCGACGAGGACCGCACGCTGGTGGGGGTGATCACCGACCGCGACATCGTGGTTCGCGCGCTGGCCGACGGGAAGGACGGCGGCGCGAAGGTGGGCGACTACATGACGCCCGGCGTGGCCACCGTGGGCCGCAACGACACCGTGCACGACGTGCTGGACGTGATGAAGCGCGAGCGGGTGCGCCGCGTGCCGGTCACCGACCGCGACGGGCGGCTGGTGGGGATCATCTCGCAGGCCGACTTGGCGGTGAGCTACGCGGGCCTCGACGAAGTCCGCGAGGCCGAGGTGGAGGAGGCCATCGAGCGCATCTCCGAGCCCGCCCACCCGCGCCGCGGCGGCTGGCCCGGCCGGACCTTCGGTGTGCGGCGGGCGCAGCGCGGCTACTGAGTGCGAAGTCCGAAGTGCGAAATCGGTGAGAGGGCAGGGACGCGCGCGGGGAGGCCTCCGCGCGCGTCCTGCGTTCGTCGGGCGGGAGCGCGCCGCGCCACGATCGACGTCACCGCTGATGTCATTCCGAGGGAGCCGCTGCGCTCGAACCAGCACCCACGACGAAGCCTGGCGGCGACCGAGGAATCTACTTCGCCTTCCTGGTGGCCGGCTCCCTGCGCGACAGCCGGTGCCCAGCCGCATCGAATAGATCCTTCGGGAGCGTCCAAACTGCGGCTCCGACGCAGCTTACGTCGGACGTTTCCCTCGGGATGACCACCCTCGAGCATCAGCCGCTCGCGTCCCGCACCGCAGCGATCGGCAGGTCGTGCTCCAGCGCCCACGCCTCCCACTCGTCCGCCGTGCGGGCGAGAAAGGCGGCTTCCAGGCGCGGGCGGCCGAGCGCGTCCACCCCCAGCGCCTCCGCCAGCCGCTGCCGGAACCGCGGCTCCAGGGCAGCGAGGGCGATCCATCCCTCGCGCGCCCGGTAGAGGCCGTAGACGTCCATTCCGCCGCCGAGCCAGCCGCCGGGGCGCGTGAGCCCGTGGCGCAGCGGGGCGGCGAAGGCGGCGGCGGCTTCCTGGATGCACACCTCGGCGTAGCCTTCCTCGCCGCTCCGCGCGCGCGCCAGCATCAGCGCCAGCGCGGCGCTCACCGCGCGCTCGGCGGCGGCCAGGTCGGCCAGGAGGGTGCGGGGGAGGGAAGGCGGCTCGACCAGGCCCAGCGCCGCCTGGTAGGTCAGGTCGTGCCCCGCGCGGTTCTCGTGCGGCGCCGGGCAGCCGGTGACCGCCACCTGCGCCAGCCGCGGGTGCCGGGCGTGCAGCGCGCCCCGGGCGAGCCCCAGCCGCTCCAGCGCCGCCGGCCGCGACGACGTGAGCAGGAGGTCGCTCTCCGCCAGGATCTCCTCCAGGCGCGCCCGCCCGTCCGCCTCCTTCAGGTCCAGGCGGAGCACCCGCTGGCCGCGGGCCAGCTCGTCGTACCACGCCGGGCTCGCCAGCGCGAGGGGATCGCCCTCGGGCGGCTCCACCTTGGTCACCCGGGCGCCGAGCGCGTGCAGCCGCGCCGCCGCGGCCGGCCCCGGCACGTTCACCGCCAGCGTGACCACCCGCACCCCCTCCAGCGGGCGCGGCTCCCCTGCGTCGGTCATCTCCGCTCCTCCCGATAGGGCTCGTCCGCCCGGAAGGATGCGGCGGGCGCGTCCGCGGGGAAAGGCGCGGGGGTGGAGCCGTGCGCCCGGGATCGGGTGTTTCTTGCCGGGCGATCCCGACGGGTGTATCTATGTGGTCCCCTCCCCCCGTTTTCCGATCTCCCGAATCGATGGACACGAAGCTTTCCCCACCCGCCGTTCCGGATCCGACGACGTCGACGAGCGGCGTGGCCGGAGAGCGGCGCCGGAGGGTGCGCGTGAAGCTCGCGGCGGTCCCTCGCGCGGGCGGGTGGGCCCGGCTGCTGCGGGCGGCAGGGCTGGCGTGCCTGCCGGCGCTCGCCGCGCCGTGGGTCAGCCGCGCGCTCATCCCCCGCCCGCCGGCCTTCAACTCCGACCTGGCCATCCCCGTGCTGATGGCGCGCGCCGGGGAGTGGAGCCTGTTCGACCTCTACTACTGGGGCCAGGACCGGCTGGGCACGTGGCACCTGCTGCTGCTGCGCGCGGCCGGCCGGGTCTTCGGGCACACCTTCGACTACGCGGGGCTGCACCTGGCGGCCACGGCGTGGGTGCTGGCGGCGGTCGTGGTGATGGCGCGCCTCGCGGGAGCCTGGCGGTGGGCGGCGGCGGGCCTGCTGGCCGCCGTTCTCGTGGGCAACTCCGATTCCCGCTTCAGCCTCTTCGACGCCGCGCACCCCTACGCCTGGCAGATCACCGCGCTGCTGCTCGCCTGGTGGGGGCTCCACCGGCTCGCCGAGCGGCCCGGCCCGGCCGGGCGGGGCGGGTGGGGCCTGCGCGCCGCCACCGCCTTCGTGGCGTTCCTCGCCCACTGGACGTCGCCGCTGAGCGGGCCGCTGCTCCTGGTCGTCGCCGGCGTCGAGGCCGTCCGGGCCCGCGCGCTGGACGCGGAGCCGGGCCGCTCCGTGCTCCAGAGGTGGGGGGAGGGAGGGCTCGTGGTGGGCGCGGGCATCCTGGCCGAGCGGGCGCTCCGCGCCGCCTTCTACGGCTACGCCCACGCCCGCTTCGGGCAGGAGTTCCGCACCGGCCTGGTGCTCGACCGGGGACACCTGGCGGACAACGCGCGGCAGGTGCTGAAGGTGCTGGCCGGGTCCGCCTCCATGCCCCTGCTGGCGGCGGCCACCGCCGGGGCCTGCGCCGCCGCGGTCGTGCTCTGGCGGGCGCGCGGCGGACGGGTGCCCGGCGGGGAGCGCTGGCGGGTGGAGGGAGCGGCGCTGGTCCTCGCCTGCTGGGCGCTCGCGGCCGCCCAGCTGCCGGTGTTCTTCCTGGTGCGCCACGTGCGCGTCAACCAGTTCGCCGGCCGCTACTTCTCGCTCGTCTTCGTGTTCGGGACGCTGGCCGGGCTGCTCGCGCTGGCGGGCCTGCTCGCGAGCCTCCCCGGGCTGGCGCGCCGGCGGCGCGCGGTGCTCGCGCTGGCGGGAGCCGCGGGCCTGGTGGTGGGCGGGCTGCGGGTGCCGGCGGCGCCCGGACCTCGCAGGGACCCGCCGACGGAGCTGGCCGCCCGCCTCGAGGCGCGGGCGCCGGGCGCACCGCTCCTCGGCGGCTACTGGAGCACGTACGTCTTCGCGGCGCTGCAGCGGCCCGGGACCATGCTCGAGCCCGTCCCGTGCGAGGGGCGGTTCGTGCGCGCTCCCTGGTGGGCCGGGGAGCTGCACCGGCACCGGTGGGTGGTGGCGGCGCACACGTACGAGTGCCCGGACGCCGGCACGCCCGCCTCCCCCGCGCCGTGGGTGTACCAGCACGGGGCGCTGCTGCGGCTGGTCCGGGCGCGCTGGGAGGGAGGCGCCGGCGTCACCTTCTCGCTCTACGAGAACGCCACCGCGCGCGCCATGGCCCACGCGGCGGAGCCCGCGGTCGACGCCTGGCGCTACTGCGACGCGGGCGCGGAGCTCCGGCTGGGCTTCCCCGCGCGCGGGGGGGCGCAGGTGATGGTCGCGCGCGCGGTGCGGACGCCGGCCGCGGCCCTGTTC comes from Longimicrobium sp. and encodes:
- a CDS encoding PhzF family phenazine biosynthesis protein, with product MTAPFLVDQGPGTMRYRYHTLDVFTDRVFGGNPLAVFPDARGIPNGQMQRVAREFNLSETVFVLPPETAEGTRRARIFTPTAELPFAGHPTVGTAILLAALGEVALDGGETRIVLEEGVGPVSVLVRGQDGRPEFAQLSAAQMPETRPSPVGRDELAALLGLSPDDVLEGEFSPAPVSCGVPFLVVPLRGLDALGRARLDPTRWERLLAGTWAPQVYPFAPAGPPADFRVRMFAPALGVAEDPATGAAAAAFAGYLALRETTDGAFRWTLEQGIEMGRPSTLHVEADRAAGRVAAIRVGGSAVQVGEGWMEIPDE
- a CDS encoding DMT family transporter, which gives rise to MSGRGAPDGRARAREAVPETPELEGMAAEVEPGEPGEGGDAAGGRLPRFSAGLRYMAAGAFFFSVMSLLVKMAGRRLPSQEIVLVRAVVTLALSWWAVRRARVAPWGNNRPRLVLRGIVGFLALSGFYYSVVHLPLADATVIQYTNPVFAVLLAVPVLHERLRAREVLVVLVSMAGVVVATRPTFLFGHGEGALDHVAVGIGLFAAMCSAAAYVTVRSLRGREEPLVIVFYFALVSTLGALATGLPGAVWPTGTEWLVLLGVGVTTQLGQVSITRGLHLERAGRATATAYLQIVFAALWGALFFAELPDAGTAAGAVLIVAGTLALARREETPEAEPAS
- a CDS encoding SRPBCC family protein; its protein translation is MSIRLQVQHRFSAPPERVFRALTDLDRAGDWMPGHVSAVKLGGDGFGVGTQWRETRKMFGREATETFEVTEMDPPRRLGLRVDGTKGASKRGEYLFTYVLTPRDGGTDVVMDGEIRGMGKVWELVGRLMAGLFRKAIVKDMQAMDDYLKRTAPEPTAVA
- a CDS encoding CBS domain-containing protein, which produces MDGYGRDYRGGRGRYDVWYVPDAAPQAGMYPGPWGQGRFSFRRPDGRWYDEEYYGHTGAEGVVHERGRRGRGQGPYEHGGRGGGYEGEPGGYGQGGYEGEGGYERGRSDSDRICAWQIMTEDPHAVTADTTLAEVAKTMRELDVGVIPVVDGDEDRTLVGVITDRDIVVRALADGKDGGAKVGDYMTPGVATVGRNDTVHDVLDVMKRERVRRVPVTDRDGRLVGIISQADLAVSYAGLDEVREAEVEEAIERISEPAHPRRGGWPGRTFGVRRAQRGY
- a CDS encoding CoA transferase: MTDAGEPRPLEGVRVVTLAVNVPGPAAAARLHALGARVTKVEPPEGDPLALASPAWYDELARGQRVLRLDLKEADGRARLEEILAESDLLLTSSRPAALERLGLARGALHARHPRLAQVAVTGCPAPHENRAGHDLTYQAALGLVEPPSLPRTLLADLAAAERAVSAALALMLARARSGEEGYAEVCIQEAAAAFAAPLRHGLTRPGGWLGGGMDVYGLYRAREGWIALAALEPRFRQRLAEALGVDALGRPRLEAAFLARTADEWEAWALEHDLPIAAVRDASG